A DNA window from Proteiniborus ethanoligenes contains the following coding sequences:
- a CDS encoding prevent-host-death protein: MIEIRPIKDLRDTTEISKLCEESKEPIYITKNGYGHLVVMSMETYKDKLAKADLYEKLAEAENQIKNGEKLLDAEAVFESLKDRYGK; the protein is encoded by the coding sequence ATGATAGAAATAAGGCCAATTAAGGATTTAAGGGATACAACTGAAATATCAAAACTTTGTGAAGAAAGTAAAGAACCTATCTATATTACAAAAAATGGTTATGGACACCTAGTTGTTATGAGTATGGAAACTTATAAAGATAAATTAGCAAAAGCAGATTTATATGAAAAGTTAGCAGAGGCAGAGAATCAAATAAAAAATGGAGAAAAGCTTTTAGATGCTGAAGCAGTATTTGAAAGTTTAAAAGATAGGTATGGCAAATAA